One Obesumbacterium proteus DNA window includes the following coding sequences:
- the glgA gene encoding glycogen synthase GlgA encodes MYVLHVCSELFPLLKTGGLADVVGAMPAAQIAQGANVRVLLPGFPALKEGIPETHEVATLDTFAGRVTLRFGHYQGVGIYLIDAPHLYDRPGSPYHDQAMYAYSDNHRRFGLLGWVAAELASGCDHYWRPQVVHAHDWHAGLACAYLAARGRPARSVFTVHNLAYQGLFSAHHMAELYLPQDFFQIYGLEFYGQISFLKAGLFYADHVTTVSPTYAKEITRPEFAYGMEGLLQQLEREGRLSGILNGVDDAIWDPATDKLIANCYQRENLKEKALNKQHLQTAMGLDVDPEKPIFAVVSRLTSQKGLDLVLEALPTLLNGGGQLALLGAGDAPLQEAFLAAAAAYPGQVGVQIGYHEAFSHRIIAGADVILVPSRFEPCGLTQLYGLKYGTLPLVRHTGGLADTVNDCSLENLSEGSASGFVFNDCDAKDLSNALRRAFVLWTRPTLWRYVQRQAMAQNFSWEKAAVSYLDLYRRL; translated from the coding sequence ATGTACGTATTGCACGTCTGTTCCGAACTGTTTCCCCTGCTCAAAACAGGTGGATTAGCCGACGTTGTCGGTGCAATGCCTGCTGCGCAAATTGCTCAGGGAGCGAATGTCCGCGTTCTTCTCCCTGGATTTCCAGCGCTGAAAGAAGGTATCCCTGAAACACATGAAGTCGCCACGCTGGATACCTTTGCCGGTCGCGTTACGCTGCGTTTTGGTCATTATCAGGGCGTGGGTATCTATTTGATTGATGCCCCGCATCTTTATGACCGCCCCGGCAGCCCGTATCACGATCAGGCGATGTATGCCTACTCAGACAACCATCGACGTTTCGGTTTGCTGGGATGGGTCGCGGCAGAGCTGGCCAGCGGCTGTGACCACTATTGGCGTCCGCAGGTCGTTCATGCTCATGATTGGCATGCGGGCCTTGCCTGCGCATATCTGGCGGCGCGGGGTCGCCCGGCTCGCTCTGTGTTTACCGTACACAACCTTGCCTATCAGGGCTTATTTTCAGCCCATCACATGGCTGAGCTATATCTACCACAGGATTTCTTCCAGATTTATGGGCTGGAATTTTATGGCCAAATCTCATTCTTAAAAGCCGGGCTGTTTTACGCCGATCACGTCACCACGGTCAGCCCTACCTATGCGAAAGAAATCACCCGCCCTGAATTCGCCTATGGCATGGAAGGGCTATTACAGCAGCTTGAACGCGAAGGCAGACTCAGCGGCATTCTCAACGGCGTTGATGATGCTATTTGGGATCCCGCGACCGATAAACTCATCGCCAACTGTTATCAGCGAGAAAACCTCAAAGAGAAGGCACTAAACAAACAGCATCTGCAAACCGCCATGGGGTTAGACGTCGATCCGGAAAAACCGATTTTTGCGGTTGTCAGCCGTTTAACCAGCCAAAAGGGATTGGATTTGGTCCTTGAAGCGCTGCCCACGCTATTAAACGGCGGTGGACAGCTGGCGCTGCTCGGCGCGGGGGATGCTCCTTTACAAGAGGCATTTTTGGCCGCTGCAGCCGCCTATCCCGGTCAGGTTGGCGTACAAATCGGCTATCACGAAGCGTTCTCACATCGAATCATTGCGGGCGCCGACGTTATTTTAGTTCCGAGTCGTTTTGAGCCCTGCGGGCTAACCCAGCTATACGGACTGAAATACGGCACCCTGCCGTTGGTGCGCCATACCGGCGGCTTAGCCGACACGGTGAATGACTGCTCGCTGGAAAACCTCTCCGAAGGCAGCGCCAGCGGTTTTGTCTTTAATGACTGTGACGCCAAAGATTTGTCGAATGCGCTGCGCCGCGCCTTTGTTCTTTGGACGCGCCCAACGCTGTGGCGCTATGTGCAGCGCCAAGCCATGGCACAAAACTTCAGTTGGGAAAAAGCGGCCGTGAGCTATTTGGATCTCTACCGCCGACTTTAG
- the glgC gene encoding glucose-1-phosphate adenylyltransferase, which yields MVKSENQNQLMLARQLPQQSVALILAGGRGSRLKDLTKTRAKPAVHFGGKFRIVDFALSNCINSGIRRIGVITQYHSHTLVQHIQRGWSFLNESMNEFVDLLPAQQRDASEHWYKGTADAVYQNLDIIRRYDAEFVVILAGDHIYKMDYSRMLIDHVESGAECTVACIPVPRSEASEFGVMEVGNDHQILKFLEKPQNPPAMPGNEDMSLASMGIYVFNAEYLYQLLEEDMSLADSFHDFGKDLIPKITAQGKAWAHPFTLSCVTSTDEHDVAPYWRDVGTLDAYWRANLDLASVTPELDMYDKRWPIRTYMESLPPAKFVQDRSGSHGMTMNSLVSGGCIISGSVVVHSVLFPRVRVNSFCTIDSSVLLPDVNIGRSCRLRRCIIDRACVLPEGMVIGENAEEDSKRFYRSEGGVVLVTREMLARL from the coding sequence ATGGTTAAGTCAGAAAATCAGAACCAGTTGATGTTGGCCCGTCAATTACCTCAGCAGTCTGTGGCCCTGATTCTGGCAGGTGGCCGCGGCTCTCGCTTGAAGGATCTCACTAAGACGCGTGCGAAACCGGCCGTTCACTTTGGCGGTAAATTTCGTATCGTCGATTTTGCGCTATCGAACTGCATCAACTCCGGTATTCGTCGCATTGGGGTGATCACCCAATATCACTCGCATACCTTGGTGCAGCATATTCAGCGTGGTTGGTCGTTCCTGAACGAGTCAATGAATGAATTTGTCGATCTCCTGCCCGCTCAGCAGCGCGATGCGTCAGAACATTGGTACAAAGGAACCGCCGATGCGGTGTATCAAAATCTGGATATTATTCGGCGCTATGACGCTGAATTTGTGGTTATTCTTGCGGGTGACCATATCTACAAAATGGACTATTCGCGCATGCTGATCGACCACGTGGAGAGCGGTGCGGAATGTACCGTGGCCTGTATTCCCGTGCCGCGTAGTGAAGCGAGCGAATTTGGCGTGATGGAAGTTGGCAACGATCACCAGATATTGAAGTTTCTGGAGAAACCACAGAATCCACCCGCTATGCCCGGCAATGAAGATATGTCGCTCGCCAGCATGGGTATTTATGTGTTTAACGCAGAATATCTTTATCAGCTGCTGGAAGAAGACATGAGCCTCGCGGATTCCTTCCACGATTTTGGTAAAGACCTGATCCCTAAAATTACCGCGCAGGGAAAAGCCTGGGCGCATCCCTTCACGCTTTCCTGCGTCACCAGCACCGACGAGCACGACGTTGCCCCGTACTGGCGCGACGTTGGAACCTTGGATGCCTATTGGCGCGCCAATCTCGATTTAGCTTCGGTCACACCAGAACTCGACATGTATGACAAACGCTGGCCAATTCGCACCTATATGGAATCGCTGCCACCCGCCAAGTTCGTTCAAGACCGTTCAGGCAGCCACGGCATGACCATGAACTCTCTGGTGTCAGGCGGCTGCATTATTTCCGGCTCCGTGGTCGTTCACTCGGTGCTGTTCCCTCGGGTTCGCGTTAATTCATTCTGCACCATTGATTCATCTGTTTTATTACCTGACGTCAACATTGGCCGCTCATGCCGCCTACGCCGCTGCATTATCGATCGCGCCTGCGTTCTGCCTGAAGGCATGGTGATTGGGGAGAATGCAGAAGAAGACAGCAAGCGTTTTTACCGTTCTGAAGGCGGTGTTGTCTTGGTCACGCGCGAAATGCTGGCTCGTTTATGA
- the glgP gene encoding glycogen phosphorylase, which translates to MTSPFSYTSPVVSVEALKHSIAYKLMFVVGKDPSIANQHDWLNATLFAVRDRMVERWLRSTRAQFSQDVRQVYYLSMEFLLGRTLSNALMAMGVYDETKQALDEMGLDLEELIDEEIDPGLGNGGLGRLAACFLDSMATLALPARGYGIRYEYGMFKQNIVNGQQAESPDNWLEYGNAWEFVRHNTRYRVRFGGRIQQEGNRARWLETEEVLALAFDQIIPGFDTDATNTLRLWSARASSEINLGKFNQGDYFAAVEDKNHSENVSRVLYPDDSTYSGRELRLRQEYFLASATVQDILHHHWQTHHTLENLAEKIAIHLNDTHPVLSIPELMRLLIDDHKFTWEKAWSVVVQVFSYTNHTLMSEALETWPVDMLGKILPRHLQLIFQINDHFLKDVKEQYPNDDALLSRVSIIDETNGRRVRMAWLAVIASHKVNGVSELHSELMVQSLFADFAHLFPNRFCNKTNGVTPRRWLALANQPLSKVLDENIGQRWRTDLSQLNELLAHIDYPTFIRDVQQAKLHNKKQLAVYVAQKLNVVLDPNALFDVQIKRIHEYKRQLLNVLHVITHYNRILQDPENDWTPRVKIFAGKAASAYYNAKQIIHLINDVAKVINNDERIKGKLKVVFIPNYGVSLAQMIIPAADLSEQISTAGTEASGTSNMKFALNGALTIGTLDGANVEMLKHVGEENIFIFGNTTEQVEALRNNGYNPRQIYEQDPELNQALTQIATGAFSPEDPRRYASLFDSLVNFGDHYQLLADYRSYIDTQDKVDELYKTPIEWTHRAVMNIANMGYFSSDRTIQEYADEIWNIKAVKL; encoded by the coding sequence ATGACTTCACCGTTTAGCTATACTTCGCCCGTGGTCAGCGTCGAGGCGCTTAAACACTCGATTGCTTACAAACTGATGTTTGTGGTTGGCAAAGATCCGTCTATCGCCAATCAGCATGACTGGTTAAACGCCACGTTATTCGCGGTACGAGACAGAATGGTCGAGCGCTGGCTGCGTTCCACGCGCGCTCAGTTCTCGCAGGATGTGCGTCAGGTTTACTACCTTTCGATGGAGTTTTTGCTTGGTCGCACGCTTTCTAACGCCTTAATGGCGATGGGCGTGTATGACGAAACCAAGCAAGCCTTAGACGAAATGGGGCTCGACCTTGAAGAACTTATCGATGAAGAGATCGACCCAGGTCTTGGCAACGGTGGCCTTGGTCGATTAGCGGCCTGTTTTCTCGATTCCATGGCAACGCTCGCCCTACCGGCACGCGGCTACGGTATCCGCTATGAATACGGCATGTTCAAGCAGAACATCGTTAATGGGCAGCAGGCGGAATCCCCCGATAACTGGCTGGAGTACGGGAATGCGTGGGAGTTCGTGCGGCATAACACGCGCTATCGAGTTCGATTCGGCGGACGTATTCAGCAAGAGGGCAATCGCGCCCGCTGGTTGGAAACCGAAGAAGTGCTGGCGCTGGCTTTTGACCAAATCATCCCAGGCTTTGACACCGATGCGACTAACACCCTGCGCTTATGGTCAGCGCGTGCCAGTAGCGAAATCAATTTAGGTAAGTTTAATCAGGGCGATTACTTTGCCGCAGTGGAAGATAAAAACCACTCGGAAAACGTGTCTCGCGTGCTCTATCCGGACGATTCCACCTATTCAGGCCGTGAGCTGCGCCTGCGTCAGGAATACTTCCTCGCCTCCGCAACGGTGCAAGATATTCTCCATCACCATTGGCAAACGCATCACACCTTAGAGAATCTCGCCGAGAAAATTGCCATCCACCTGAACGACACTCATCCGGTGCTTTCAATTCCTGAATTGATGCGGCTGCTCATTGACGATCATAAATTCACGTGGGAAAAGGCGTGGTCCGTCGTGGTGCAGGTTTTCTCCTACACCAACCATACGTTAATGAGCGAAGCTCTCGAAACGTGGCCGGTAGATATGTTGGGCAAAATTTTGCCGCGCCATCTACAGCTGATTTTCCAGATCAACGACCATTTCCTGAAAGACGTGAAAGAGCAATATCCTAATGATGATGCGTTGCTGTCACGCGTTTCCATTATCGATGAAACCAATGGCCGCCGCGTGCGCATGGCGTGGTTAGCGGTGATTGCCAGCCATAAAGTCAACGGTGTATCTGAGCTGCATTCCGAGCTGATGGTGCAATCGCTGTTTGCCGATTTTGCGCATCTGTTCCCGAACCGTTTCTGCAATAAAACCAACGGTGTCACTCCACGTCGCTGGCTGGCGCTGGCTAATCAGCCGCTGTCAAAAGTGCTGGATGAAAACATCGGGCAGCGCTGGCGCACCGACTTAAGCCAGCTTAATGAGCTGTTAGCACACATCGACTACCCTACCTTCATTCGCGATGTGCAGCAGGCCAAACTGCATAATAAAAAGCAGCTCGCCGTATATGTCGCGCAAAAGCTTAATGTGGTGCTGGATCCTAATGCGCTATTCGACGTGCAGATCAAAAGGATCCACGAATATAAGCGCCAGCTGCTGAACGTGTTGCATGTCATCACCCACTACAATCGCATCCTGCAAGATCCTGAAAACGATTGGACACCACGGGTGAAGATTTTTGCCGGTAAAGCGGCCTCAGCCTATTACAACGCCAAGCAAATCATTCATTTGATCAACGATGTGGCTAAAGTGATCAACAACGATGAACGCATCAAAGGCAAGCTCAAAGTTGTTTTCATCCCTAACTATGGCGTTAGTTTGGCACAGATGATTATTCCAGCCGCCGATCTTTCAGAGCAGATTTCTACGGCAGGCACCGAAGCATCGGGCACCAGCAACATGAAATTTGCGCTCAACGGCGCATTGACCATCGGTACGTTAGATGGCGCAAACGTGGAAATGCTCAAGCACGTAGGTGAAGAGAATATCTTTATCTTCGGCAATACCACCGAGCAGGTTGAGGCACTGCGTAATAATGGCTATAACCCGCGCCAAATCTACGAACAGGACCCTGAGCTAAACCAAGCACTCACCCAAATTGCGACGGGCGCATTCAGCCCTGAAGATCCACGCCGCTATGCAAGCCTCTTTGATTCATTGGTAAATTTCGGCGATCACTATCAGCTACTGGCGGATTACCGTAGCTATATTGATACACAGGATAAAGTGGATGAGCTTTATAAAACGCCAATTGAATGGACGCACCGCGCGGTGATGAATATCGCCAATATGGGGTATTTCTCGTCTGACCGAACGATTCAGGAATACGCGGATGAGATATGGAATATTAAAGCGGTGAAATTGTAG
- the glgB gene encoding 1,4-alpha-glucan branching protein GlgB — translation MSVLPSSQMLQQLLAGHCADPFSILGMHQTSKGLVVRALLPDATSVQVLDRKTTRMVAQLDLIDERGFFTGLLPRRKNPFDYLLNVAWNDHQQIIEDPYRFGPLLGEVDNWLLTEGKHLRPYESLGAHPTHLADISGVSFAVWAPNAQRVSVVGEFNFWDGRRHPMRIRQESGIWELFIPGVQAGQLYKFELIDAHGNTVLKADPYAFEAQMRPDTASLVTPLPDKVPPDEKRSAANQLNAPVSIYEVHLGSWRRHSDNNFWLSYREMAEQLVPYVKDMGFTHIELLPINEHPFDGSWGYQPLGMYAPTRRFGTPEDFRYFMDKAHEAGINVLLDWVPGHFPSDTWGLAEFDGTDLYEYSDPREGYHQDWNTLIYNYSRYEVRNFLAGNALYWMERYGIDGLRVDAVASMIHRDYSRKEGEWIPNCFGGNHNLEAIDFLRYTNKTIGEQRPGAVTMAEESTDFPGVTLPPDANGLGFHYKWNMGWMHDTLDYMKLDPVHRKYHHNLMTFGLLYAWSENFVLALSHDEVVHGKRSMLDKMPGDAWQKFANLRAYYGFMWAHPGKKLLFMGCEFAQGREWNFETSLDWHLLEGEDNWHNGVQRLVRDLNHCYRDYPALHRWDCDARGFRWRVVDDHENSVFAFVRRDETGNEVLVVSNFTPVPREHYRIGVEHAGHYQEIMNTDSYYYHGSNVGNQGGVDSQSVGSHGCPLSIEISVPPLATLYLQLVPQPASPSEAVSDAKTR, via the coding sequence ATGTCCGTACTTCCCAGCAGTCAAATGCTGCAACAGCTTCTAGCGGGTCATTGTGCTGACCCTTTTTCTATCTTAGGCATGCATCAAACCTCCAAAGGTTTGGTGGTACGCGCTCTGCTGCCTGATGCAACCTCTGTACAGGTACTCGATCGCAAAACGACGCGTATGGTTGCTCAGCTTGATCTGATCGACGAACGCGGTTTTTTTACTGGCCTGTTGCCGCGCCGTAAAAATCCGTTTGATTATCTGCTCAACGTCGCGTGGAACGATCATCAACAAATCATCGAAGATCCCTACCGTTTTGGCCCTTTACTCGGCGAAGTCGATAATTGGCTGCTCACCGAAGGCAAGCATCTACGCCCCTATGAAAGTTTAGGCGCCCATCCCACGCATCTGGCTGATATCAGCGGCGTCAGCTTTGCCGTTTGGGCACCGAATGCGCAGCGGGTTTCCGTGGTCGGCGAGTTTAATTTTTGGGACGGCCGCCGCCATCCCATGCGTATCCGACAGGAAAGCGGCATTTGGGAGCTTTTCATTCCCGGCGTGCAGGCGGGTCAGCTGTATAAATTCGAGCTTATCGATGCGCATGGCAACACCGTGCTTAAAGCCGATCCCTATGCCTTTGAAGCGCAAATGCGCCCAGACACCGCTTCGCTAGTGACCCCACTGCCAGACAAAGTTCCGCCGGATGAAAAACGCAGCGCGGCTAATCAGCTCAACGCGCCGGTTTCCATCTATGAGGTGCATTTGGGCTCATGGCGCCGCCACAGCGATAACAACTTCTGGCTCAGCTATCGTGAAATGGCGGAACAGCTGGTGCCCTACGTCAAAGACATGGGCTTCACCCATATCGAACTGCTGCCGATTAACGAACACCCGTTCGATGGTTCATGGGGCTATCAGCCGCTAGGCATGTACGCGCCAACGCGCCGTTTCGGTACGCCAGAAGACTTCCGCTACTTTATGGATAAAGCGCATGAAGCGGGGATCAACGTCCTGCTGGATTGGGTTCCGGGCCATTTCCCCAGCGATACTTGGGGGCTAGCAGAGTTCGACGGCACCGATTTATATGAATATTCAGATCCGCGTGAAGGCTATCATCAGGACTGGAACACGCTGATTTATAACTATTCCCGCTACGAAGTACGCAACTTCTTAGCCGGAAACGCGCTGTACTGGATGGAGCGTTACGGCATTGACGGCCTGCGCGTAGACGCCGTTGCGTCGATGATCCACCGCGATTACAGCCGCAAAGAGGGAGAATGGATCCCAAACTGCTTCGGCGGAAACCATAACCTCGAAGCCATCGATTTTCTGCGCTATACCAATAAAACCATCGGTGAACAGCGCCCCGGCGCCGTCACGATGGCAGAAGAGTCTACCGACTTCCCCGGCGTTACGCTGCCGCCCGACGCCAACGGTCTGGGCTTTCACTACAAGTGGAATATGGGCTGGATGCACGACACGCTGGACTACATGAAGCTCGATCCGGTCCATCGTAAATATCACCATAATTTAATGACGTTTGGCCTGTTGTACGCATGGAGTGAAAACTTTGTGCTGGCGCTGTCGCATGACGAAGTCGTGCACGGCAAACGCTCCATGCTCGACAAAATGCCCGGCGATGCATGGCAAAAATTTGCCAACCTGCGCGCCTACTACGGTTTTATGTGGGCTCATCCGGGCAAAAAACTGCTGTTTATGGGCTGTGAATTTGCCCAAGGCCGCGAGTGGAATTTCGAAACCAGCCTTGACTGGCATTTGCTAGAAGGTGAAGACAACTGGCACAACGGCGTGCAGCGTCTGGTGCGCGACCTCAACCATTGTTATCGCGACTATCCGGCGCTGCATCGCTGGGATTGTGATGCACGCGGTTTCCGCTGGCGCGTGGTCGACGATCATGAGAACTCGGTATTTGCCTTCGTTCGCCGCGATGAAACAGGCAACGAAGTTTTGGTTGTCAGCAACTTCACGCCGGTACCTCGCGAACATTATCGCATCGGCGTTGAGCATGCAGGGCACTACCAAGAAATCATGAACACCGATTCTTACTATTACCACGGCAGCAATGTTGGCAATCAGGGCGGCGTCGATAGCCAATCCGTTGGCAGCCACGGCTGCCCGCTCTCTATCGAGATCTCCGTGCCACCGCTGGCAACGCTCTATTTGCAGCTAGTACCTCAACCAGCGTCACCGTCGGAGGCTGTGTCTGATGCTAAAACCCGGTAA
- the malQ gene encoding 4-alpha-glucanotransferase, producing the protein MEQITEHQQAERKLLESLAVEAGIAASYINAHGKQQAISAETKQRLLEAMHPFTPTQVGSPIPPVMVFTQGRPCILNLHTTGEYTWTLALEAHSSDKSAPNATRFQGKIQRRKTLTLPRDLPQGYHQLTLSDETQQWTCQIIVTPQRCYEPDALLTGRKLWGACVQLYTLRSDNNWGIGDFGDLKQMVLNVAKRGGAFVGLNPIHSLYPANPESASPYSPSSRRWLNVAYIDVNQVEEFKLSDEAQAWWNNTETQRRLSEARASEWVDYSSVISLKINALQRAFPAFIQQKSSNKRLKAFRQFVEQGGHSLYQQAAFDALHAHLNAQDPTMWGWPVWPDNLRSADSSGVADFCRQRTDKVDFYLWLQWLAYSQLSECFEVCQQQKMPIGLYRDLAVGVAEGGAETWGETELYCLKASVGAPPDILGPLGQNWGLPPMDPHVMAARAYQPFIDMLRANMTCCGALRIDHVMSMLRLWWIPYGETADKGAYVRYPVDDLLAILALESQRNQCMVIGEDLGTVPVEIIAKLRDCGVYSYKVLYFEHDQENSFRAPQSYTVQAMATITTHDLPTLRGYWQADDLHLGRELGLYPDLEVLRKLHQDREAAKQGLLDGLHQYGCIPQKIGRRADRLAMSPVLNRGLQRYVADSASALLGLQPEDWLDMEKPVNIPGTSDQYPNWRRKLTQTLEQMFSDPDINLLISDLDKRRRKVSAA; encoded by the coding sequence ATGGAACAAATAACGGAGCATCAGCAGGCCGAGCGGAAGCTGCTGGAAAGTCTGGCGGTGGAAGCAGGTATCGCGGCCAGCTACATTAATGCTCACGGCAAACAACAGGCGATCAGCGCGGAAACCAAGCAGCGCCTGCTGGAAGCGATGCATCCATTTACGCCGACTCAGGTCGGCTCACCGATTCCGCCGGTGATGGTGTTTACCCAAGGCCGCCCATGCATCCTCAATCTCCATACCACCGGAGAATACACCTGGACGCTCGCGCTAGAAGCCCACTCGTCAGATAAATCGGCACCTAACGCGACTCGCTTCCAAGGAAAAATACAGCGACGCAAAACGCTGACGCTGCCACGTGATCTACCGCAGGGCTATCATCAACTCACGTTAAGCGATGAAACGCAGCAGTGGACTTGCCAAATTATCGTTACGCCTCAACGCTGTTATGAGCCAGACGCCTTGCTGACCGGCCGTAAACTTTGGGGTGCCTGCGTACAGCTTTATACGCTGCGATCTGATAATAATTGGGGCATCGGCGATTTCGGCGATCTCAAACAGATGGTGCTAAACGTGGCGAAGCGTGGAGGGGCGTTTGTCGGCCTTAATCCGATCCATTCGCTCTACCCGGCTAACCCAGAAAGTGCCAGCCCCTACAGCCCATCCTCACGTCGCTGGTTGAACGTGGCCTACATTGATGTCAACCAAGTGGAAGAGTTTAAGCTCAGTGACGAAGCGCAAGCGTGGTGGAACAATACCGAAACGCAGCGACGCCTAAGCGAAGCTCGCGCCAGCGAATGGGTTGATTATTCCAGCGTTATCTCGTTGAAGATCAATGCGCTACAGCGCGCATTCCCCGCGTTTATCCAGCAAAAAAGCAGCAATAAGCGCCTGAAAGCGTTCCGTCAGTTTGTTGAACAAGGCGGTCATAGCCTGTACCAGCAAGCGGCGTTCGATGCATTACATGCACATCTGAATGCCCAAGATCCTACCATGTGGGGTTGGCCAGTATGGCCCGACAATCTGCGCAGCGCAGACAGCAGCGGCGTAGCCGATTTTTGCCGTCAGCGCACGGATAAAGTCGATTTCTACCTCTGGCTGCAATGGCTTGCGTACAGCCAGCTTTCCGAATGTTTCGAAGTTTGCCAGCAACAAAAGATGCCGATTGGGCTGTATCGCGATCTCGCCGTTGGCGTCGCCGAAGGCGGCGCTGAAACCTGGGGGGAAACCGAATTATATTGCCTGAAAGCTTCGGTAGGCGCACCGCCGGATATTCTTGGCCCACTTGGGCAAAACTGGGGGCTTCCGCCGATGGATCCCCACGTTATGGCTGCGCGTGCCTATCAGCCGTTCATTGATATGCTGCGCGCTAACATGACCTGCTGTGGCGCATTGCGTATCGATCACGTCATGTCGATGCTGCGCCTGTGGTGGATCCCCTATGGCGAAACCGCCGATAAAGGCGCCTATGTGCGCTATCCGGTGGATGATTTGCTGGCCATTTTAGCGCTAGAAAGCCAGCGCAATCAGTGCATGGTTATCGGTGAGGATCTCGGTACAGTGCCCGTTGAAATCATCGCTAAACTGCGTGATTGTGGCGTCTACTCCTACAAAGTTCTCTATTTCGAGCACGATCAGGAAAACAGCTTCCGTGCGCCGCAGTCATACACCGTGCAGGCAATGGCAACCATCACCACCCACGATCTGCCAACGCTGCGCGGCTATTGGCAAGCCGATGATTTGCATTTAGGCAGGGAGCTGGGGCTTTATCCCGATCTTGAGGTGCTGAGAAAACTGCATCAGGATCGCGAGGCGGCTAAGCAAGGATTGCTGGATGGCCTGCATCAATACGGCTGTATACCGCAAAAAATTGGACGGCGAGCTGACCGCTTAGCCATGAGCCCGGTTCTCAACCGTGGCTTACAGCGCTACGTGGCAGATAGCGCCAGCGCTTTACTCGGCTTACAGCCAGAAGATTGGCTCGATATGGAAAAGCCGGTCAATATTCCGGGCACCAGCGACCAGTATCCGAACTGGCGGCGCAAGCTTACCCAAACCCTAGAACAGATGTTTAGCGATCCTGATATTAATCTGCTTATCAGCGATTTAGATAAACGCCGCCGCAAGGTTTCTGCGGCTTAA